The genomic segment CAATTCTATAAAAAAtccatacatgtttgatatctccgAGCTTCTACTGACTTGGGGAATCATTGCCtgattagttttactatatagtgaacatggtaaataataataaaaaaacaaatgtataatttcacttttttttcagcacaatttttaccccattttccagtacactatatggtaaaatgaatggagacattcaaaagtacagctcgtcccatataaaacaaaccctcatatggccgtattgacacaaaattaaaaagacatggctcttggaagaagaggaggcaaaaataaaagtgaaaaagaggaaaaaggtgagaccgtgaaggggttaaattcaagTGAATTCATGGAAATTTGACACTAATTCCATCCCCCGTAGatcgatccgctcatctgtagtcaCCATAGATGTAATGTTCGGGGGAATTGCACTGCCGGGTAACAATACAGTAAAAACTAAACCCAAAGAAATATGGAGGAATTACAGATTTTGTTTTAACCATTTCACTTAATTTAAGATTTATTTTCACCCATTTTCAGCACATTATATGGCAAAATGAAGGATAACTTTAAAAATGAGAATTTATACTAcaaaaaaaaacaatccctcattagGTTGTGAGGATGGAAAATAAAATGTTCTGGTTCTTGAAGGAGAGGAGAAAGGAAAGcaagtgaaaaaaattaaaaatggacaAATCTCCAAGGGGTTAATAGGTGTCACATACAGGAGATAACAGGAATATATATTACACATCAGTAGAGCGAGTATTTCCCGGATCTTCTCCTTCTCTGCACAGGTCATTAGGATGTTCACTTAAGGCTCTTTCTACCCTGGCGGGGACGGATCTGAAGAAACCTTGTCGGAAACCCGGTCCCATAAATACATAAATGATTGGATTCATGCAGCTGTTAAGACAAGCCAGGGTGAAAAAAATGGTGTGTAATATCTGGTATTGAAAGTCATGTAAATCATAATACCCGAGTATCAGTGGCCAAATGTAATATGGAAACCAGCAGATGAAGAAACACGATATAACAGCGGTGATGATCCTGGAGGATCTCTGAGATCTCTGGGATCTCTTACTTTTTCTAATCTTGTAGAAGATGGTGACATAAGAGGTGACGATGATGAGAAAAGGGATTACACATATtgtaactaatctgatcagctgcaTGGTCTCATCTGACTCTCGGTTATAAGGACTTAGATGTGTATGATATATACACCATTCACCTAGATAACCTATCCGGTTGTCATACATGCAAAGCAGTACACCCGCTACAATGAGGCTCAGCCCCCAGATGATCGCTGCAGAGATTCTCACCACTTTACAGGTTCTATGAACTTTTGCCCAGAATGGCCACATGACGGACACCCAGCGGTCAATACTCATGGCCGTCAGGAGGAGAACACTGGAGGTCATGTTTATATTAAAGAGAATAATGTTTGCTGTGCAATGTGGAAATACTGAGAAAGGACTGTATGAGAAGAATGAGTAATATACAacccactcatgaattctcagaggcagagacgcacagcacaggaagtccgcGATGGCCAGGTGGAGGAACCACACGGCACTGACTGTGTTCTTCATCCTGAATCCGGCAATCCAGATGACTAATCCATTACCGATAATCCCGAGAGCAAAAACAATGCTAAAAAGTGTAATTGACATCTTCTTTATAATACTTTCATAATAATGAGGATCATTGTAATTGTCAGACCTGAGGAGACAGGATGGGGTAGATGTTAGGAAAGTTAATAATTTATGTTTTCATATATGTCTACCTTGCAGGGTTCACCATAGCAGGGGGTGTTGGGGGTAGAAGGGGAGATGCCCCCAATCCGGTCTTCTAGTAACTGTTCGGGGCTGCACATCATCCAGGTGCCTCAGCTGCAATGCACCGTGAATACAATCCCTTGTGTTCTCATCACAATCTGTAATGTGCATCTGTGCTGAGACCGCAGGGGATGTGATACACGGTACAGCGATGCTGAAGCAGCCGGCGGCCCTGACCCTGCCCCAGTGGAGCTGACACTTTACATTACAGCTATGCAGAGGATATAAAGTATGCACAGAGGACCGGGAGTAACAATATATGATACCTTATCAACATGAAGCAAAAAACTGACAAGAAAttataaacaattaaaaaatgcaCATAGGCTACAAGAAACCCATAAACAGGATTCCCATAATAACCCTAATCCTCTATGAACCAGATAAACCCTCACATATAAAAGAAGCCGGGTAGAGAATGTAATTTACAATGGCTATTCAGTATAATTATGGGGTGAAGCTGCAATTCCTATGACCTTATATCCAGAGATCTGAGTGATACACAATGGCTCGTACTCGCAGATATTTCCATCCTTAACTTTCCCCAAAATGTAAGTATTCTATGGTCATTTTGGGAACCTGTCAGGGGTAAAATGCTGCACAAACCACGGGCAGAAGAGCACAGCCGGCTGTATAATTACAGAcaggtatatatttttttctgaccCTCTCCAACATTTCAGATAAAGTCTAGTTACAAGACCATAGATTGGGACGAGTTTAGTCCAGAGCTGCCCCCTGGCCGGCAGAGCAGCtacagatgattgacaggtctAGGAAGGACATATTCAGATGTGATGGACCTGTTCGGCTGTGGATATAGCAGATCTGGACATGTCTGCTGCTTTCTATAGGATCTTTTGCTAAAAAAATGTGTGCTGTACCCCTGTGACTTCCAATAACTGAACCCAGTGAGAAAGTCTATGTCCGGCTCCGGTCACATCTGTGTTATTATACAGGAGCCATAATACAGAGCCGAATCCTCTGCTCCACAGACACCACTGACGCCTGATGGACGACACTGATGTGTAGAGGGGTTGATGGGTTATCCAGAGTTTCCATCATTGTGGTAGGAATAATGACGCTGCAGGTGGAGCTGATTTGTCCCTATGAATATTGATGTAATCGGGGCAGAGGCTCGGATATAGATGAGAATGGAGTCTGCACTGATATCTCACAAAAAATACAGAATTAGGAAAATAAACTTACCGGTCATTGTTGTCCAGAGTTGTATTAGATGTGGTCAGATTATCATCTCCAGGGTCCATTCTGAGGGTTTACctacaagaaaagaaataacaataataatagtactagtaattagtgatgagcgagtatgcttgtcactaatcggtacttgcacgagtatcactgtactcgggctactcggcggggaccgagtaatctcgcgatactcgtgctgtactcgtggtcttcatccctgcatgttggcgctcttttgagagccagccctcatgcagggattggctggcagaccactgcaatgccacagccctgttagttgtggaattgcagtgattggccggcctgcacagcgtgaccgagcctttataccggcgggcgcgctgtgctctgcacacatccatccagacagtcagtgcagggagagtgtcgctgcttcagggaaaggtttgcggccctttatagttatttacgtagcagggctgcaaacagtgtgaccagaagtccttctcaggactattatagttgtatacaggcaggcagggtatagccaggtcggagtagaggagcagagtccttctcaggactattgttgctgtatacaggcagggtatagccaggtcagaatacaggctagtgaccagaagagtccttgtcaggactattgtagtagtatacaggcaggcaggcaggcagggtatatagccatttctagtggtgaccgtataccagccttcatcatatctggggctggtgtacacagtctaaaacagtcctgatagtgtcagacttctcagtaattgtcgctcctaaaaacctgttaggttcttagtgcgtccgtgcttgcatttaaaaaccgcatgtgtgtgcctgtcggtggcagcgtacaggtgcacgttttgcacaaactattatataacgcacaagtgtagtgtataatacacgtcagtcagcagtgtctgatagtgtcagacttctcagtaattgtcgctcctaaaaacctgttaggttcttagtgcgtccgtgcttgcatttaaaaaccgcacgtgtgtgcctgtcggtggcagcgtacaggtgcacttgtgtgcgttttgcacaaacttggatataacgcacaagtctagtgaatacacgtcagcacagcattgcaaaatgcgcaagggcgttggcaaggaacaaggaactggacgtgatggtggtgcaggcagaggccgaggtcgtgggcaagctctaatttcgccacaacaaagggccacatctactcgctcgcacgtcctgtcccaaattcttggggaccgcagcagtacaccgctcttgaaccaagaccagtgtcaaaaggttgttagttggatagcggataatgcttccagtcagattggcaccaccacaaacactctgtcttccacatggtcaagtgtcagtagccgtgatactgcatcgcacatttcagaacctgatcctccttcctaccacaaggctgagtacaggtcctcggacattactgatcccacacttggaaactcggaagagctgttcacgtttccattcacacattctggcctctcgccagctcctgttacagtgggtcatgaggagatcgtatgtacagatggccaaatgtttgagcagccacgttctcacgaagttggcaacgtgtctcaacaaggggtggacgatgatgagacacaattgtcaggaagtcaggaggaggagcagggtgcggaagaggaagacgacgtggtggatgatccagtaactgacccaacctggcagggggatatgcagagcgaggacagcagggcacagggggagggaggcgtagcatcccaacaggcagtaagaagtagggtggtggctccaggcagaagtcaggcaaccgttccccggaacaacaacacgacacaaggtgcctgtacaaatgttaggtcttcccgagtctggcagttttttaagttggctctagatgattctaaaaaggccatttgcaacacctgccgtgccagcatcagcaggggtaccaaaactagcagcctgaccaccaccagcatgatcaggcacatgtcagccaagcacccgactttgtgggaagtacaacagagtcgaggagcagtgcttgctgatgtcactgctacgtcttcgcttattGTGCATGCGagacaatcccctgtccatgctgcctgcgaacaagcctcctccggtcctgcacctgcagttgcctacgcagaaataacaccatcatcaagcacgtccttgtcccagcgcagcgttcagttatccattcagcaaacctttgaacgcaggcgcaaatacactgccaacgccccacatgccacagttctaaatgctaacatttcgcgactgcttgcgctggaaatgttgccttttaggctggtggagacagaagcattccgcgacctaatggtggcagctgtcccacgttactcggtccccagccgccactatttctcccggtgtgccgtccccacattgcatatccacgtgtcacaaaacatcacacgtgccctgaacaacgctgtttcacccaaagtccacctaaccacagacacgtggagaagtgcttgtgggcaaggccgctacatctcgttgacggcacactgggttaatattgtggaagctgggacccagtctgagcgagggacggaacacgtccttcccacaccaaggtttgcaggccctacctcagtcagggtttcacccacactctacagctccggaatgtcatgctcttcagcctcctcctcctcctgcgcattctcatccactttaccctccacaccagtcccaagctggaagcactgcagcactgcctcggcgaagcggcaacaggctgtgccgaagctaatctgcataggtgacaaaccccacaatgcagaagaggtgtggacagctctgaaacagcaggcagatcactggctcacacctatgatcctaaagccaggaaaggttgtgtgtgacaatggccggaacctggtggcggctttgaggcgaggccagctgacacatgttccatgcgtggcccatgtgctcaatctcgtggttcagcggtttctaaagtcatacccagagctgtctgatctgctggtaaaagttcgccgcctgtctgcacattttcgaaaatcacctactgcttcagccgaccttgccggctttcagcgccgtttgcatcttccggctcacagactggtgtgtgatgtccccacgcgttggaattcaactctgcacatgttggtcaggatatgtgagcagaagagggcagttgttgagtacctgcatcacctaagccgtcgggaaatgggtcaaactccacacataacacctgaggagtggagatggatgtccgacctatgtactatcctccaaaactttgaggactccaccaagatggtgagtggtgatgacgccattattagcgacaccataccgcttctctgccttctaaaacggtctctgctcaaaaacaaacatgatgcattgcaagcggagcgcgatgagttggagcaagaaacagtagtgggtgtgggtgataacacacagcccagcctcgtctcatcataacgtgcagtggaggactatgacgaggaggaggatgaagacatggagcaactctccggccaaattgaggatatgacatgcacaccagtcatatcctcggttcagcgtggctggccagaggacagggtagatgaggaggaggaggaggaggaggacagcatgttcagtcatcgtgttggtcaggatactgaagtactggctgttaagagtctggcgcacatggctgactttatggtaagctgcctgtctcgtgaccctcgcgttaagaacatcttggccgacaatcattactggttggtaacactgttagacccacgctacaaggagaactttatgtctcttattcccgaggcggagaggtcagccaaaatgcagcagttccggaaggccatagtcacggaagtaggaaaagcattcccctcacaaaacgctagcggcataggtcaggaatcagtggacaaccaaggcgtacagccgagaggggcacaagtccaatccgccagaggtaggggaacagtctttaagatgtgggacagttttctcagcccctcacgtaccacagcccctgaggagcggggtagtgccacaagaaatcctaagtttgcccagatgctcaaggagtaccttgcagatcgaacaactgtactccgacattcctctgtgccttacaattattgggtatctaagctggacacgtggcatgaattggctctctacgccttggaagtcctggcctgccctgccgctagcgttttgtcagagcgtgtttttagtgccgcaggtggaatcattacagataaacgcacccgcctgtcaactgaaaatgctgacaggctgactctgatcaagatgaacaagggttggattgggccagacttcaccacaccaccagcaaatgagagcggaatttaaagtttgtaacgggaatttgccatgtacctccactgacccatgggtacacacttctggactttggataatcgctggactgctcctccttctcctcatgcgccaccatgatgaccgttacaatagttggggttttgtttcaggtatacccccagtggtaaattttttcgcccattctttcagaatggacattacaacgacaggagacccgctcctttgcaatgggaacaatgttttgaggccctcatgcacgtctctatccagggacaatgtggagcctcccaatttttggctgccctgcctaatggctatactacaatagacccacttcctgacaatggacacttcaggtttacaggccctcatgcacgtctctatccagggacaatgtggagcctcccaatttttggctgccctgcctaagggctatactacaatagacccacttcctgacaatggacacttcaggtttacaggccctcatgcacgtctctatccagggacaatgtggagcctcccaatttttggctgccctgcctaagggctatactacaattgacccacttcctgacaatggacacttcaggtttacaggccctcatgcacgtctctatccagggacaatgtggagcctcccaatttttggctgccctgcctaaagcctatactacaatagacccacttcctgacaatggacacttcaggtttataggccctcatgcacgtctctatccagggacaacgtggagcctcctaatttttggctgccctgccaaagggctatactacaatagacccacttcctcaaaatgggcacattagactcaagaggccttcatgtacgtctcttctcagggacatcgaagtgccacacaatgttttcacgtaaaatctttcatttaATCTCCAAAAgttacatacaccagctctatctcactattgggtatgtgcccttaacatttccgccatgaaaattcattttggtgtcattttggaaggttttctggtgagtccgtaaaaatggcgtaaaacgcggacacaattgttcacagctgtgacttttgagtgataaatgcttcaagggatcttccgcatgcagttgccatgtcatttgagcactcttctgagacttttgtgacatttttagggtttctacatgctgccgggggtcatttcataaaaatactcgggtctcccataggataacattgggctcggtgctcgggccgagtacacgagtatcttgggatgctcggcccgagcgtcgagcacccgagctttttagtacttgctcatcactactagtaatAATGATACAGTCTATTATGTAATCATCGTGTCTGTGCAGTAGACGTTCTatcattttattaaagggaacctgtcaccagattttagccTTCTAAACAAaatctagcaccttaagcagcgccggtGCTGCATTGAATAAAAGTACATGATACCCCCCGACCTCACCTGCAGCCACCTCAAAACCTTTATAAAATCTTCTGTCCCGTATGTAAGTTGTCCATTCCTATGGGTGTCCTAATCTGCATCTCCTGTCCCTTCTTTCACCATCCTTCTGTGCTCATTGACATGGATGACGTTTGGGACGTTATTCATGTAggtgggcaaaatctccatattctcggctcgcgcaggcgcacttcgctctggtCTATTTTGAGCAGAGCCGAAAAGATAGGCGTTAGATTTTCCCTCGCAATGTGAATCAAGTGGGTGATGTCATCCACATCGCCAGGAAAAATTGTATGCCTGCTCAGAGAACCCGACAGTTCACATAGGTGCACCTATGTTATCGGGTCTGCCAACAATAGGGCAGAATGAAGTGCACCTGCACAAgacgggaatatggagattttgcccaccTACATGGATGGCGTCTTAgacatcatccacgtcaatcagcacagaaGTGTGGGGAAAGGAGGGACAAGAGGCGCGGATTAGGATGCCCAGGGAACTGGACCAGGCAATTTACATATGGTGGAAGATTTTATGAGTGTAATATTGGGGGCTACtggggggtcagggggtaacgtgcacctttatagaatgcagcccaggtgctgcttaaggtgctagttttagttgagaatgtcaaaatctggtgacaggttccctttaaaggatcaCTACAgtgtttatttttgtattttattgaccACTTTGTTAGCAATCAGTAATGTAGTAATGTGTGTAGAGATTATATTACATTACTGACCAGTCTCCGTCTTTTGCTGTTTCCAGCTTTCCTTGCCTCATTCTGAGTCTCATAAATTAACACTGAAAGTGCCCTCCGCTCCCCACAGAAGACGCTGAGTGATCCAGCAGGACAGAACTGCGGTCACATGATGGTGGAGTAGACTGGAGCAATATACAAATACATTAATAACATTTATCTCCACCTTATACAGTATTATGGGGAAATTATAAAGCCGGCTGGAGGAAGATGAGCTGCACAGTGTATAGTACTTTGCGACTGACAGCATCCAGAGATATTGGTGTTGAGCAAAATAAGGAAAATGTAgaaaattttaatattttattattttatatggcaCTGCAAGGAAAATTTGCCACAAATCTACCTATATCATGTGCTGCAAATATGTCTCCAAGGAGAGTTGGATTCCACCGCCGATAAAGACGTCATTATCTACTGTGGAATAACTTACTACAGTTATATCATTATCACTATGGGGGAAAGTATAAAGCCGTCTGGAAGAAGATGAGCGGCACACAGTATAGTACTTTATGACTGACAGCATCCAGAAATATTAGCATTgagcaaattaaaaaaatatagatATTAATTaagtaattaattaattattattaatattttattattttatatggcaGTGCAGGGACAATTTGCCACAAATCTTCCTATATCTTGTGCCACAAATACGTCTCCAAGGAGAGTTGGATCCACCGCTGATAAAGACGTCATGTTCTGCTGTGGAATGACTTACTACAGTTATATCATTATCACTCATCACACGAGACATAACACCCAAACCCATCAGCTCAATATCTACCTGGAGACGCCCGAAAGGGAATCTGTCCTCACAATCCTCTCCACACACTGATTATAGGGTCGTGTTCCTCTCTGAAAACAATGAAAAGACACAGCATTGCCATATACACTGTAAGAAAATAAATCCAATAAGGAGCACAATACTGGAATAATATCTTACTGTTCTATAATAAAATGAGAAATCTATTAAGAAaagtaaatgatagatagatagatagatagatagataggtagatagatagatagatagatagatagatagagggatagataaatagatagatagatagagggatagatagatagatagatagataggtaggtagatagatagatagatagatagatagatagatagatagatagatagatagatagatagatagataggtagatagatagatagatagatagatagagggatagagggatagatagatagatagatagatagatagatagatagatagatagatagatagggggatagatagatagatagataggtagatagatagatggatagatagagggatagatagagggatagatagatagatagatagaaagatagatagatagatagatagatagagggatatatagatatatagctagatagatcaatagatagatagagggatagatagatagagagatagatagatagatagatagatagatagatagagggattgataaatagatagataggtagatagagggatagatag from the Anomaloglossus baeobatrachus isolate aAnoBae1 chromosome 11, aAnoBae1.hap1, whole genome shotgun sequence genome contains:
- the LOC142256607 gene encoding formyl peptide receptor-related sequence 1-like: MDPGDDNLTTSNTTLDNNDRSDNYNDPHYYESIIKKMSITLFSIVFALGIIGNGLVIWIAGFRMKNTVSAVWFLHLAIADFLCCASLPLRIHEWVVYYSFFSYSPFSVFPHCTANIILFNINMTSSVLLLTAMSIDRWVSVMWPFWAKVHRTCKVVRISAAIIWGLSLIVAGVLLCMYDNRIGYLGEWCIYHTHLSPYNRESDETMQLIRLVTICVIPFLIIVTSYVTIFYKIRKSKRSQRSQRSSRIITAVISCFFICWFPYYIWPLILGYYDLHDFQYQILHTIFFTLACLNSCMNPIIYVFMGPGFRQGFFRSVPARVERALSEHPNDLCREGEDPGNTRSTDV